The DNA sequence GGTCAGCAGGACGCGGGCCAAGGCCAGGCGCTGCTGTTGGCCGATGGAGAGGGAACGGGCCTGACGGGGGAGCAGATCCCCAGGCAGTCGGCAGAGGTCGAGCACCCGCCGTACATCTTCGGAATCGGCCGCAGGTTGCGGCAGGCCGCGAAAAACGAAGGGGCGTCGCAGATTGTCGAGGACCGTGCCGTCGTACATGAAAGATACTTGCGGCACGGCGGCAACGCGCCGCCGCAAGGCCAGGGGGTCGAGACTACCGATGTCGACTCCGGAAAGCAGAATGCGGCCGGCATCGGGATCTTCCAACCGGTTCAGTAGCCGCAGCAGGGTGCTCTTGCCGCCGCCGGAGGGGCCGACCACCACCATCAGGCAGCCCGCCGGCACCGTCAGATCGATGCCGCGCAGAATCTCCACCGGCCGCCCCTCGGGATCGCGCCGCGCCTTGCGCAGTCCCTCCAGCACCAAGCTCTCCCCCGAGCCGGTCATCCACTGCCTCGCAGGCGCTTGAGAACCTGCTTCAGATCTTCCCAGGCTTCCTGTTTGGCCGCCGGGTTGCGCAGCAGATAAGCGGGATGGTAGGTCGGCAGCAACGGAATGCCCTGATAGTCCCGCCACTGGCCGCGCAGACGGCTGATCGGGGTATTGTCGCCGAGCAGGGACTGGCTGGAGACACGGCCCAAAGCCAGGATCATCTCCGGTGCGATCGCCGCCAGCTGGCGTTCGAGAAAAGGACGACAAGCGGCGACTTCCCCGGGTTCCGGATCACGGTTGCCGGGGGGACGACATTTGATGACATTACAGATGTAGACCTCGGAGCGCTCCAGGCCGATGGCGAAGAGCATCCGGTCGAGCAGGCGTCCGGCCTCGCCGACGAAAGGTTCCCCCCGCTCATCCTCTTCCCGCCCCGGCCCTTCGCCGACCAGCACCAGCCGGGCGCGCGGAGCACCGACGCCGAAGACGATGTGGTGCCGCCTCTTGGCCAAAGGGCAACGCTGGCAGTCGCCGAGGTCGGCATGGATCTCGTCGAGGGTTTCGCTCCGGCAAGGAGCCATCCCTCCCCGGTCGAGCCCGCGCACGTTCGGCGGACAGATCGACGGATCGGCGACGAGGGGGGGCATCGGCAGTGCCCCGAGACCGAGCCGATCGAGATCCTGCAACACCCCCCGCGCCTGGGCGAGGGCTTCGCGCAATTCCTGACGGAGATTTTCCGGCATGCTGATTCCAGTGGAAAGGGGTGACTCCGGCCGGTACTCCTTTACTTGACCGCCGGTAAGGATTATCCTGCTACCATATTTTTCCGAGATGCCTATGTTATTGCGTTGCGCTTTCCTTTTTATCCTTCTGCTGCTGACACCCGGCGAGGCCCTGGCCTGGGGGATCGGCGTGCATCTGCAGCTTGGCTCCCATATCCTCGCCAATCTCCAGCAGCTGCCGCCGCTTTTGCAGACCCTGCTCGGCGCCTATCCTCAGGATTACCTCTACGGTTGCATCGCCGCCGACATCACCCTGGGCAAGAAATTCACCCACTATCTGCAACACTGTCACAGCTGGCGCATGGGGCGGAAGATTCTCGACGCGGCCCAAAGCGCCCCGCAAAAAGCCTGCGCCTACGGCTACCTGAGCCACCTCGCCGCGGACACCGTCGCCCACTCCTACCTGGTGCCGTTCAAGATGGCGCGCACCTTCAACACCGTCTTTCTCAAGCACGCCTACTGGGAGGTGCGCGCCGAGGCACAGGTGCCGCCGGAGATCTGGGCGGTGGCCCGGAGCATCGCCCGCAAGCGTTTTCCCGACAACGACCTGCTGCTACGCGGGGAGCTCTCGGACACCATCTTTTCCTTTACCACCAACAAGCGGCTCTTCAATTCCCTGCTGCTGCTCAGCCGTCTGCGCCAATGGCAGAAGATGCTGCGCTCCATCGATCACAACTCCAAGTGGACCTTCAGCCCGGCCGACCAGGAGGAATATCTCTCCCTGGCTCGGGAGGCGGGGATGAGCATCCTGACACGGATGGAAGAAAGCCCCTACTGGAAGGCCGATCCCACCGGCGAGCGGGCGATCAACGCCGCCAAGATGATCCGCAAGAACCTCAATCTCCTCTGGCTCGACGGCAAGCTCCCGGACAAGGACGGCGAAGCGATCCTCGCCGACCTCAAACCCCGCTTCCGCGAAGGCATCACCCGCCCCGACGACCTGCTGAAACTGCTCTCGGCATATTGATCGGGCGAGGCGTGCCTCGCCCCTACAGCGAAGGTTTCAGCAATCGGGCAATGCGGTCGAGGAGCTGGTCGGCGACCTCGTCCTTGCCGAGCAAGGGGAGCTCCTCGCCGGAGCCGTCCCGGTAGAGCAGGCGCACGGCGTTGGTGTCGACGTCGAAACCGGCATCGCTGCGGCTGACGTCGTTGGCGACGATCAGGTCGAGATTCTTCTCCGTTAATTTTTTACGGGCGTTTTCCAGAAGATCGGCGGTCTCGGCGGCGAAGCCGACCAGCAGCCGATTCCCCTTGCGGCTTCCGAGCTCGGCGAGGATGTCCGGATTTTTCTCCAGCGGCAGAATCAGCGATCCCTCCAATCCCTTCTTGATCTTCTGCTCGGCGCGCATGGCCGGACGATAATCGGCGACCGCCGCCGCCTTGATCACCACCGTCGCCTCCTCCAGTCGCTGCAACACGGCCTCGCGCATCTGCCGAGCACTCGTCACCGGCACCAGCTCGATCCCGACCGGCGCCGCCAGGGCCGTCGGGCCGCTGACCAGGATCACCCGCGCCCCGCGCCGACGGGCGGCTCGGGCGATGGCGTAGCCCATCTTCCCCGAGGAGTAGTTGCTCAGGTAACGCACCGGATCAAGCTCCTCGCGGGTCGGTCCGGCGGTGACCAGCACCGTCTCTCCGGCCAGATCCTGGGGGCTGAGCAGGGCCAGGGTCTCCTCGAAAATCCGTGCCGGCTCCGGCATCTTCCCCTTCCCTTCCCAGCCGCAGGCGAGAAAGCCCGTGGCCGGCTCGAGGAAGCGGTAGCCGAACCCCTCCAGCTTCTTCTGATTCATCTGATAGACCGGATTCTCGTACATATTGACGTTCATCGCCGGAACGAAAAGGACCGGCGCCTTGGTCGCCATCAGGGCCGTGCTGAGCAGGTCGTCGGCCAGGCCGTTCGCGACCTTGCCGATGAGATTGGCCGTGGCCGGCGCCACCACCACCAGATCGGCGCGGTCGGCCAGGGAGATGTGGCCGATTTCCCGTTCCTGATAGAGATTGAAGAGCTCGGTGTGCACCGGGTTGCCGGAAAGGGTCTGAAAGGTGAGCGGCGTCACGAATTCGCGGGCGCTCGCGGTCATCACCACGAAGACCTCGGCCCCGGCCTTGACGAAGAGCCGCAGCAGTTCCACCGCCTTGTAGGCGGCGATGCCGCCGGTGACGCCGAGAAGGATGGTTTTACCCTTGAGCATGGCGGTTTCTCCCTTTAGATGAATGCGCCGACAAAGGGGTTGTTGCGTTTTTCCCGGCCGATGCTGGTGTCGGGACCGTGGCCGGGATGCACCACCGTCGCCTCGGGCAGCACCAGCAACTGTTCGCGGATGGCGGCCAGCAGCTGTTCGTGATTCCCCCCGGCAAGGTCGGTGCGGCCGATGGAACCGGCAAAGAGGGTATCGCCGGCGAAGAGATGGCCGTCGACCAGCAGGCAGATGCCGCCAGGGCTGTGCCCGGGAGTATGGATGATTTGGATACGCAGCTCGCCGACACTCAACTCCTCCCCGCCGACCAGGGTGCGAGTCGGCGCCGGAGACGGGACGACGCTCAGGCCGAAAAGCTCGGCATGACGCTCGGACTGGGCGAGCAGCGGCACATCCTTTTCGTGGATCAGCAGCTCGGCACCGGTTTTTTCGACCAGAAACGCATTGGCGCCGATATGGTCGAAATGGCCGTGGGTGTTCACCACCAGCCTGGCCTGCAACCCGGCACGATCGAGCGCCGCGAGAATCCGCCCGCCCTCGTCGCCGGGATCGACCACCAGCGCCTCGCGGGTCGTCTCGCAACCGACGATGTAACAATTGACTTGCAGCGGCCCGACCGGCAACGCTTCGATGATCATCTTATCCCTCCTTGCCCGAATCTTCGCCGAAAAGGTCGAGGCTTTTGCCCTTGAGCTGATCCCCCAGGGTGAAGCCGAAACCGCGCTTCGGCTGTTCCTTGCCCCGATTTGCTTCCGGCGCCTTCGGCCGCTCGCTCGCTACCGGCCGGGATGGCGGCGGGGCGGCGACCGTTTTCTGCTGTGCGGCTGCCGGAGCCGGGGCGGACGACGCGCGGGAGCTGCCGTCGCGGAAGAAATAGCGATCGTAGAGGCGATGGTAGCTGGTCCAGGAACCCTCCCGATCCGGTTCCTTGGCGATATGCGAACTCACTCCGTTGATCTTCGAGTCGAGGTCGTCGATGAAATTGAGGACGACCGCTTCCAACGTCTTCGGCCGCTTCGGCGAGCCGTATTCGTACTGGCCGTGGTGCGACAGCAGCAGGTGCTTGAGAATCATCGCCAGCTTCGGCGGAAATCCGGGGAGGCCCTGAATCTTCTCGCCGATCATCTCCACCCCCATGACCAGGTGGCCGATCAGCTTGCCTTCGTCGCTGTAATCGAAAGAACGCTCGTAGCGCAGCTCGTCGACCTTGCCGATGTCGTGCAACAGGGCGCCGACGATGAGCAGATCGCGATCGATTCCGGGATAACGACGGCTGACGTCGCAGGCCAGAGTCGCCACCGCCAGGGAATGTTCAAGCAGCCCGCCGAGGTAGACGTGATGCATCGCCTTGGCCGCCGGCGCCGCCGTGTAACCGGCCATGAATTCATCGTCGGCAAGAAAGGCTTCCATCAGCGCCTTGAGATGAGGATTATCCAGGGCGGCGACCCGCTCCGCCAGCTCGGCGCGCATTTCCGCAACCGGCCGCTCGGAAACGGGGAGGAAATCGGCGAGATCGACCTCGTCTTCGGGAACCGGCGTCAGCTCCTGAATCACCAGCTGCATCTTGCCGAGATAGACGCTGGCCTTGGCCTTGATGGCGATGAAATCGTTCTTCTCGAAGCTGGCAGCGAGCTCGTCGACCCGGTCCCAGACCCGGCCTTCGACCTCCCCGCTGCGGTCGGCCAGACGCAGGGTCATGTAGGGCTTGCCGTTCTTGGCCATGGCCAGGGTCTTGTCGCCGACCAGAAAAACCCCGTCGACCCAATCCCGCTCCTTGATCTGCGTGACAAAAATATTCTTCAAAGATGGCTCCCATTCACTGTGGTGAGAATGTTTTCCGCAACCCGCAAACCGTCGAGGGCCGCGCTCATGATGCCGCCGGCGTAACCGGCCCCCTCCCCCGCCGGATAGAGCCCGGGATGGGAGAGGGATTGCCCCGCCTCATCGCGGAGGATGCGCAAGGGGGCGGATGTCCGGCTTTCCACCCCGATCAATGTCGCCTCGGCGGTGACGAAACCCCGCATCTTGCGGTCGAAATGGGGCAAGGCCCGGCGCAAGCCGACGGTCACGAATTCCGGCAGCACCTCGGCCAGGGCCGCTTCCCGCACCAGCGGTCGGCAGCTGGAGCGCACCTGGCCGCCCGCGCGGCCGAGAAAGGCCATGAGATTCTGCGCCGGCGCCCGATAATCGCCACCGCCGGCGGCGAAGGCCGCCTGCTCCCAATGGCGCTGAAAACGGACCCCGGCCAGGGGATCGTTTCCGGCGAAATCGTCGGGGCGTACCGCCACCACCAGGGCGCTGTTGGAGAAGGGACCGTCCCGCCGCGCCAGACTCATGCCGTTGACCACCACCCCACCCGTTTCCGAGGCGGCGTTGATCACCTCGCCGCCGGGGCACATGCAGAAGGAGTAGACCCCCCGGCCGCTTTCCGGATCGTTCCAGGTCAGAGCGTAGTCGGCGGTCGGGAGCTGGGGATGGCCGGACATGCCGTACTGGATGCGGTTGATGAGCGCGGCCGGATGCTCCACCCGCACCCCCAGGGCGAAGGGCTTGGCCTCCAGGCGCACGCCCAAACGCTGAAGCATTTCATACGTATCGCGGGCGCTGTGCCCGGGAGCGAGGACCAGGCTGTCGCAGGGGAGCAGCGCGCCGTCCGCCAGGACACCGCCGACCACCCGCCCGGCGCGAGACTCTAAGCCGTCCAGGCAAGCGTTGAAGCGGATCTCCACCCCCAACGCCTGCAAGCGGCGACGGAACTCGATCAGCACCCGACGCAGGCGATCGCTCCCCACATGGGGCTTGGCCTCAACGAGAATCCGCTCCGGCGCGCCGCAGTCGACCAGGGTGCGCAGCACCTGAAAGGTTCGGGGATCGTTCAGACGAGTGGTGAGCTTGCCGTCGGAGAAGGTTCCCGCCCCCCCTTCGCCGAACTGCACGTTGCTCGCCGGATCAAGAACACCCTCGGCCCAGAAGCGCTCCACGTCCCGCACCCGCTCTTCCACCGGGCGCCCCCGTTCGAGCAGCGTCACCGTCGCCCCGCGCTCGGCCAGATGCAAAGCGGCGAAGAGCCCGGCTGGCCCCATCCCCACCACTAGCGCCCGATGGGGACGGGCAACCCGGACGATCTCCGGCGATACCGGCGCCGGGGCCGTTTCCAGTCGGGCCAGACCAGCATGACGGCGGAGCAGCGCGGCTTCGTCGGCAACGGAGAACTCCACCGTGTAGACCCGCAGCACCCGGGGCTTCTTGCGGGCATCGATCCCCCGCCGGACGATGCGTAGAGCGCGGATGCCGTCGGGAGCAAGACCGAGGATGTCGGCCGCCTTGCGCGGCAGCAAGTCCTCGTTTTCATCCAGATTCAGGGGGATTTCCCGCAGGCGCAGCGCCATTCTATGGTTACTCCAGCGGCAGCTGCACGTGAAAGGTCGTCCCCTGCCCCGGCACGCTCTCCACCCAGATACGTCCGCCGTAGGTCTTGACGATGCGCAACACGACCGAGAGACCGCAACCGGTCCCCTTGGACTTGGTAGTGTAGAAGGGGTCGAAGATATGATGAAGGTGTTCCTCGGGGATCCCCGCGCCGGTGTCGCTGATGGTCACGTAAATAGCCTGGTTGTCATGGCGCAGCTCGAAATCGAGGGTGCCCCCCTGTTGCATCTCGTAGAGGGCGTTGGCGAGAATGTTGTTGAAGACCTGTTCCAGCTCCTTGCCGTCGGCCAGAATCGGCGGCGGCATCGTCGCGAAGGTTTTATTGAGGGTGACGCCATAGGCCCGGATCTGCTCGGCGAACCCTTCCAGCACCTGGTCGATGATCTCCGGCAGGGACTGCATGTGCAGTTCAAAGCGGGGGCGCTTGCTCGAAGCGAGCAGGTTGATGAGGATGTCGTCGATGCGATCGACCTCCTTGAGCGCCTTGTCCACATAGGAAACCGGCTCGCTGCCGGGTTCCAGGCCGTTTTTCAGGAGTTGCATAAAGAGGCTGATGGTATTCAAGGGGTTGCGGATTTCGTGAGCCATGCCGGCGGAAAGATGGCCGAGGGCGACGAGCTTCTCCCCCTGGACAATCTCGGCGTGGGCCTGCTCCAGTTCCCGGCTCTTCTCCGCCACCCGCCGCTCCAACTCCCGGTTCCACTCCTCGATTTCCCGCAGCAGTCGTTCCCGCTCCTGGCGTAACTCCTTGTTGTTCAGCTCGATTTTACGGATGCGCAGGACGGTTTCCAGCCGGTCGATCAGATCCTGATTATTGAAGGGTTTGAGGATATAGTCGGAGGCGCCGGCCTTCATCAACTCGACGGCGATCTCCTCGCTCCCCTTGCCGGTAAACATGATGACATAGGTTTCAGGATAGCCTTCGCGAATCTTCTTCAGGGCAGTCAGGCCGTCCATGTAGGGCATCATGTAGTCGAGCAGCACCACCGCCGGACGCTGCTCTTCGATCAACGCCATTCCCGCCTCACCGTTTTCGGCGGTCAGGACCTCGAACCCCCGGGCGCGCAGAATCATGGAGGTCAGTTCCCGAATGATCTTTTCGTCGTCCACCACCAGGATTCGTCGATCCATGTTTTCCACCTCCGTGCCCCTCCATTGACTGACTGGCTCGTTTCTTGACAGGGCAGGATAGCCGTCAGCCTTTTTTTTGACAAGGAGAAATCCCCTCCAGGATGAATACCCCGAATAACGGCCGAGGATGCTTCCAGTAACCAGTTAAAAAAGCCCCTCCGAAAACGGCTTTGATCTTGCATATGGCCACTGGAGATGCTAACTATTCGCGGCTTAAATTTCGGGCTTTAGGCTCCTGCTTTGTCGACAGGTTCACAGTGCTTTACGATTTTTCGAAAAAAATTACCTTGTTCCTTCTGATTGGCTTCTGTCTTGGCGTCGCCCCCCAGACCCGGGCCGAATTGAATCTGGGGATAACGGGGGGGCAGATGGCGGCGCTAGGCGGTGAAAACGCGGCGCGTACCTGGGTCCAAGAGTTGGAAAAAAACCTCGGTGAAGCCGTTTCTCTAAGGATCTTCCCCGACGACGACAGCCTGTTTCTATGGATGGAGCGCTACCGCGTCGTGGAGCTGGGACTGACTTCGGCGCAGACGGCCCAGGAGCAGCCAAACGGGCGTTTTTACACCATCAGCCGAGGCGTAAGCAGCGACGCGGTGCTGCTCATGCGACCGGATCTGTCGGCCACCCGCCAGGAGAGTCTGCGCCACCATGCCTGGTCGGCCCTGCCCGACCTGGAACACCATCATGCCGTCGAACTCGCTCGCCAGGGCCGAATGGATGAAGCCCTGCGCCGACTGGCGGCGTTGCGTGCCGCCCGTCCCGAAAACCGCTGGCTGGTCTACGACACCCTGGTGGTGCTCGGATGGGCCGAAAAAGATGGCGAAGCGGCGGATCTTGCCGGGCGGATCTCCCTGGACGAAGCGCCGGCCTATGTCCTGGAGTCGGTCGGCAAATCCCTGCGTAACCTCCGCCGATACGCCGACGCCGGCGAGCTTTATGCTCAGGCCCTGGTCCGCTTCCCGAAACGCACGTCGCTCGCGGTCGGGCAGGCATACGCTCTCGCCGACGGGGGACGGGCGTCCGAGGCCGCAACCCTCGTCAACAACTTGCGCGACACCCATCCAACGAATCCAGAGGTGCTGGAAGCGGGCCTCTATGTCGCCCGCCGACAAGGGGATCTTCCGGCGCAACTTGACTGGAGCCAACGACTGCTCGACCCGGTTCCGGCTCACGAGGCGGCCCGGCAAGCCCGACTGCAAGCCCTCGACGGCCTCGGCGCCAGCCACCTGGCCGTGGACCTGGCCGAAACCGCCACGCCCCAAGCGGACCGCGCGACCTCGTCGACCCTGCGCGCCAACCGCGCCGCGCAGCAGGTACGTTGGGGCATTGTCGAACCGCCCAGCGAAGCCGAACGCTTCGCCGCCACCGACCGGGCGCTGGCCCTGCTCGAAGAGAACCTGGCCGCGCTGAATCCGGGAAATCCGGCCGACGCCGCGCTGATCCGTCAGGGCCGCCTCGATCGGCTGGTGGCCCTGCGCGACCGGGTGCGCATGGCGGAGGCCGTGAGCGAATATGAAAGCCTGGTCGCCGACGGCATCGAAATCCCCCCCTTCGCCCGGCAAGCCGCCGCCGACGCCTATCTCTATCTGCGGCAACCGGAACAGGCGCGGGATCTATACCTGCAAGTGCTCGAGGCGCAACACGGCAACTTCACCGCCCAACACGCCCTTTTCTACGCCTACATCGAACTGGAAGATTTCGAGCAAGCCCTCACTCTGGTCGACCGGTTGGCGGAGCGGGAGCCGATCTGGATCCGCCCGGGCGGCAGTCGCACTCCCAGCCCCAACCGGCGCGGTCTCGATGCCGCGATCACGGCGACCCAGGCCCGCCTTTTCGGCGACGACCTCGAAGAGGCGCAAAAACGCATCGAGGAACTGCGTGATATGGCGCCGCGCAATCCCGATCTGGTCCGTCAGGCCGGGGATGTGGAATCGGCCCGGGGCTGGCCGCGC is a window from the Desulfuromonas acetexigens genome containing:
- a CDS encoding ABC transporter ATP-binding protein, which produces MTGSGESLVLEGLRKARRDPEGRPVEILRGIDLTVPAGCLMVVVGPSGGGKSTLLRLLNRLEDPDAGRILLSGVDIGSLDPLALRRRVAAVPQVSFMYDGTVLDNLRRPFVFRGLPQPAADSEDVRRVLDLCRLPGDLLPRQARSLSIGQQQRLALARVLLTGPGVLLLDEPTSALDRPTADQLGQSLRDIRREERLTLVMLTHDLRLAQRVADRAAFLENGRILEEGTAADFFENPRADALRRFLASPEDTHE
- a CDS encoding uracil-DNA glycosylase, with product MPENLRQELREALAQARGVLQDLDRLGLGALPMPPLVADPSICPPNVRGLDRGGMAPCRSETLDEIHADLGDCQRCPLAKRRHHIVFGVGAPRARLVLVGEGPGREEDERGEPFVGEAGRLLDRMLFAIGLERSEVYICNVIKCRPPGNRDPEPGEVAACRPFLERQLAAIAPEMILALGRVSSQSLLGDNTPISRLRGQWRDYQGIPLLPTYHPAYLLRNPAAKQEAWEDLKQVLKRLRGSG
- a CDS encoding zinc dependent phospholipase C family protein; translated protein: MLLRCAFLFILLLLTPGEALAWGIGVHLQLGSHILANLQQLPPLLQTLLGAYPQDYLYGCIAADITLGKKFTHYLQHCHSWRMGRKILDAAQSAPQKACAYGYLSHLAADTVAHSYLVPFKMARTFNTVFLKHAYWEVRAEAQVPPEIWAVARSIARKRFPDNDLLLRGELSDTIFSFTTNKRLFNSLLLLSRLRQWQKMLRSIDHNSKWTFSPADQEEYLSLAREAGMSILTRMEESPYWKADPTGERAINAAKMIRKNLNLLWLDGKLPDKDGEAILADLKPRFREGITRPDDLLKLLSAY
- the coaBC gene encoding bifunctional phosphopantothenoylcysteine decarboxylase/phosphopantothenate--cysteine ligase CoaBC, with the protein product MLKGKTILLGVTGGIAAYKAVELLRLFVKAGAEVFVVMTASAREFVTPLTFQTLSGNPVHTELFNLYQEREIGHISLADRADLVVVAPATANLIGKVANGLADDLLSTALMATKAPVLFVPAMNVNMYENPVYQMNQKKLEGFGYRFLEPATGFLACGWEGKGKMPEPARIFEETLALLSPQDLAGETVLVTAGPTREELDPVRYLSNYSSGKMGYAIARAARRRGARVILVSGPTALAAPVGIELVPVTSARQMREAVLQRLEEATVVIKAAAVADYRPAMRAEQKIKKGLEGSLILPLEKNPDILAELGSRKGNRLLVGFAAETADLLENARKKLTEKNLDLIVANDVSRSDAGFDVDTNAVRLLYRDGSGEELPLLGKDEVADQLLDRIARLLKPSL
- a CDS encoding MBL fold metallo-hydrolase, translated to MIIEALPVGPLQVNCYIVGCETTREALVVDPGDEGGRILAALDRAGLQARLVVNTHGHFDHIGANAFLVEKTGAELLIHEKDVPLLAQSERHAELFGLSVVPSPAPTRTLVGGEELSVGELRIQIIHTPGHSPGGICLLVDGHLFAGDTLFAGSIGRTDLAGGNHEQLLAAIREQLLVLPEATVVHPGHGPDTSIGREKRNNPFVGAFI
- a CDS encoding 3'-5' exoribonuclease YhaM family protein codes for the protein MKNIFVTQIKERDWVDGVFLVGDKTLAMAKNGKPYMTLRLADRSGEVEGRVWDRVDELAASFEKNDFIAIKAKASVYLGKMQLVIQELTPVPEDEVDLADFLPVSERPVAEMRAELAERVAALDNPHLKALMEAFLADDEFMAGYTAAPAAKAMHHVYLGGLLEHSLAVATLACDVSRRYPGIDRDLLIVGALLHDIGKVDELRYERSFDYSDEGKLIGHLVMGVEMIGEKIQGLPGFPPKLAMILKHLLLSHHGQYEYGSPKRPKTLEAVVLNFIDDLDSKINGVSSHIAKEPDREGSWTSYHRLYDRYFFRDGSSRASSAPAPAAAQQKTVAAPPPSRPVASERPKAPEANRGKEQPKRGFGFTLGDQLKGKSLDLFGEDSGKEG
- a CDS encoding NAD(P)/FAD-dependent oxidoreductase → MALRLREIPLNLDENEDLLPRKAADILGLAPDGIRALRIVRRGIDARKKPRVLRVYTVEFSVADEAALLRRHAGLARLETAPAPVSPEIVRVARPHRALVVGMGPAGLFAALHLAERGATVTLLERGRPVEERVRDVERFWAEGVLDPASNVQFGEGGAGTFSDGKLTTRLNDPRTFQVLRTLVDCGAPERILVEAKPHVGSDRLRRVLIEFRRRLQALGVEIRFNACLDGLESRAGRVVGGVLADGALLPCDSLVLAPGHSARDTYEMLQRLGVRLEAKPFALGVRVEHPAALINRIQYGMSGHPQLPTADYALTWNDPESGRGVYSFCMCPGGEVINAASETGGVVVNGMSLARRDGPFSNSALVVAVRPDDFAGNDPLAGVRFQRHWEQAAFAAGGGDYRAPAQNLMAFLGRAGGQVRSSCRPLVREAALAEVLPEFVTVGLRRALPHFDRKMRGFVTAEATLIGVESRTSAPLRILRDEAGQSLSHPGLYPAGEGAGYAGGIMSAALDGLRVAENILTTVNGSHL
- a CDS encoding response regulator; amino-acid sequence: MDRRILVVDDEKIIRELTSMILRARGFEVLTAENGEAGMALIEEQRPAVVLLDYMMPYMDGLTALKKIREGYPETYVIMFTGKGSEEIAVELMKAGASDYILKPFNNQDLIDRLETVLRIRKIELNNKELRQERERLLREIEEWNRELERRVAEKSRELEQAHAEIVQGEKLVALGHLSAGMAHEIRNPLNTISLFMQLLKNGLEPGSEPVSYVDKALKEVDRIDDILINLLASSKRPRFELHMQSLPEIIDQVLEGFAEQIRAYGVTLNKTFATMPPPILADGKELEQVFNNILANALYEMQQGGTLDFELRHDNQAIYVTISDTGAGIPEEHLHHIFDPFYTTKSKGTGCGLSVVLRIVKTYGGRIWVESVPGQGTTFHVQLPLE
- the pgaA gene encoding poly-beta-1,6 N-acetyl-D-glucosamine export porin PgaA, with translation MFLLIGFCLGVAPQTRAELNLGITGGQMAALGGENAARTWVQELEKNLGEAVSLRIFPDDDSLFLWMERYRVVELGLTSAQTAQEQPNGRFYTISRGVSSDAVLLMRPDLSATRQESLRHHAWSALPDLEHHHAVELARQGRMDEALRRLAALRAARPENRWLVYDTLVVLGWAEKDGEAADLAGRISLDEAPAYVLESVGKSLRNLRRYADAGELYAQALVRFPKRTSLAVGQAYALADGGRASEAATLVNNLRDTHPTNPEVLEAGLYVARRQGDLPAQLDWSQRLLDPVPAHEAARQARLQALDGLGASHLAVDLAETATPQADRATSSTLRANRAAQQVRWGIVEPPSEAERFAATDRALALLEENLAALNPGNPADAALIRQGRLDRLVALRDRVRMAEAVSEYESLVADGIEIPPFARQAAADAYLYLRQPEQARDLYLQVLEAQHGNFTAQHALFYAYIELEDFEQALTLVDRLAEREPIWIRPGGSRTPSPNRRGLDAAITATQARLFGDDLEEAQKRIEELRDMAPRNPDLVRQAGDVESARGWPRRARESYLRAERIEQENVGTRMSLADSHMALREFDQAEPIIADLYRRFPENRQAQRLMRRWEIHQMRELRAGAAYADNSGAEPASKELRLDATLFSAPFLTHYRAFAGWSWSRADFPEGEGIYRRYGAGLEYRDRDLEGILEISANQADGDDLGLALAGRRHLGDHWSIPFAAELFSRDTPLRALRNGIDADALRLGVDYLRDESGQWGFSGQWLDFSDGNRRLQFSGYRRERLLSRPHYKLDARLDLGLGSNSESDGPYFSPERDFSAEMTLDNRWLLYRRYDFSFGHRLALSGGGYWQRDFGGHPVASLLYEHNWQAHDRLGLDYGAVWRRRVYDGVGETGLEYFLRLGWRF